In Blastopirellula sp. J2-11, a single genomic region encodes these proteins:
- a CDS encoding ferrochelatase gives MKYDALLVQSFGGPEGPDDVIPFLENVLRGRNVPRERLLEVAEHYQHFGGVSPINQQNRDLIAALRVELAAYSIDLPIYWGNRNWAPYLVDAMTQMKNDGVESALVFVTSVFSSYSGCRQYREDLTKAQVEVGDQAPRCDKIRTYYNHPGFIETMASCVRESLDQIPAERRQRAELIFTAHSIPQGMSDNCNYVKQLEESCRLVSEATQHANWRLVYQSRSGPPTQPWLEPDVCDVIRDLGASSATDVIISPIGFVSDHMEVLFDLDTEAKETAAEVGLNFIRSGTAGVRPRFVQMIRQLIEERLDPDMPKQALGPLGPSHDFCPADCCRYTPQRPRPG, from the coding sequence ATGAAATACGACGCACTTCTCGTTCAGTCGTTCGGCGGCCCGGAAGGACCCGATGACGTCATTCCGTTTCTGGAAAATGTCCTCCGCGGACGAAATGTTCCCCGCGAGCGGCTGCTGGAAGTCGCGGAGCATTACCAGCACTTCGGCGGCGTCAGCCCCATCAACCAACAAAACCGCGATCTCATCGCGGCACTGCGAGTTGAACTCGCCGCGTACAGCATTGATCTCCCCATTTATTGGGGCAATCGCAACTGGGCGCCCTATCTGGTCGATGCGATGACCCAGATGAAAAACGACGGAGTCGAATCGGCGCTCGTCTTCGTCACCTCGGTCTTCAGCTCCTACTCTGGCTGTCGCCAATATCGGGAAGATCTCACCAAAGCCCAAGTCGAAGTCGGCGATCAAGCGCCTCGCTGCGACAAAATCCGCACCTACTACAATCATCCCGGCTTCATCGAGACGATGGCGTCCTGCGTGCGTGAGTCGCTCGATCAGATTCCGGCCGAGCGCCGCCAGCGTGCGGAGTTGATCTTTACCGCACACAGCATTCCGCAGGGGATGTCTGACAACTGCAACTACGTGAAACAGCTCGAGGAAAGCTGCCGTCTCGTGAGCGAAGCGACGCAGCACGCAAACTGGCGACTGGTTTATCAAAGCCGCAGCGGTCCGCCGACCCAGCCTTGGCTCGAGCCAGACGTTTGCGACGTCATTCGCGATCTGGGCGCATCGAGCGCAACGGACGTAATCATATCGCCGATTGGATTCGTCTCGGATCACATGGAGGTCCTCTTCGATCTCGACACCGAAGCCAAAGAGACGGCCGCCGAGGTCGGACTAAACTTCATTCGCAGCGGCACGGCCGGCGTCCGCCCACGATTCGTCCAGATGATCCGCCAACTGATCGAAGAACGACTTGATCCTGACATGCCCAAACAAGCGCTCGGACCGCTGGGACCGTCCCACGACTTCTGTCCTGCCGACTGCTGCCGTTACACGCCGCAGCGACCTCGACCTGGTTAA
- a CDS encoding NHL repeat-containing protein gives MTRELPLISTLLLLLCGCVPGLDSPGGLEAVWGERGISDGKFEKPRAVAIDANDQLYIVDMTARIQVFDRNGSFLRAWQIPEYYRGRPSGLSFNRAGDLLIADTHYNRMLVYTADGRKLDDQTIGGVEGHRPGEFGFVTDAVQDSHGNYYIAEYGQFDRIQKFTASGEYLFEWGGHGDQPGQFVRPQNLAIDADDRIWVADACNHRIQVFDATGDKAVLIKMWGAHGERPGELSYPYDLILDGQGHVYVIEFGNHRLQKFTLDGQSVGVWGGNGREPGQLFCPWALALDSRGRVHVVDSNNHRVQRVAL, from the coding sequence ATGACTCGTGAACTGCCCCTCATTTCGACGCTTCTCTTGCTGCTTTGCGGCTGCGTCCCCGGCTTGGATTCGCCGGGAGGATTGGAAGCTGTCTGGGGTGAACGAGGGATCTCTGACGGGAAATTTGAAAAACCGCGCGCCGTCGCGATTGACGCCAACGACCAGTTGTACATCGTCGATATGACGGCCCGGATTCAGGTTTTTGATCGCAATGGGAGTTTCTTACGTGCGTGGCAAATTCCGGAATACTATCGCGGTCGACCATCCGGCTTGTCCTTCAATCGGGCCGGCGATCTGCTGATCGCTGACACGCACTACAACCGGATGCTGGTCTATACGGCGGACGGTCGCAAGCTGGATGACCAAACGATCGGCGGAGTCGAAGGACATCGCCCCGGCGAATTTGGCTTTGTGACCGACGCCGTGCAAGACTCCCATGGTAACTACTACATCGCCGAATATGGCCAGTTTGATCGAATTCAAAAATTTACCGCCAGCGGCGAATATCTCTTCGAATGGGGAGGCCACGGCGATCAGCCGGGGCAATTTGTCCGCCCCCAAAACTTGGCGATCGACGCCGACGATCGGATCTGGGTCGCCGATGCGTGCAACCATCGGATTCAAGTCTTCGATGCGACCGGCGATAAAGCGGTCCTCATTAAAATGTGGGGCGCACACGGCGAACGGCCCGGCGAGTTAAGTTACCCGTACGATTTGATCCTCGACGGCCAAGGACACGTCTACGTGATCGAATTCGGCAACCATCGGTTGCAAAAATTCACGCTCGACGGTCAAAGCGTCGGCGTCTGGGGCGGCAACGGGCGAGAACCGGGGCAACTGTTTTGTCCATGGGCGCTGGCGCTGGACAGTCGCGGACGCGTGCATGTGGTTGATTCGAACAATCATCGTGTGCAGCGCGTGGCGCTGTAA
- a CDS encoding pyroglutamyl-peptidase I, whose product MKRILVTGFEPFGELTENCTELALRPLPLANLAPDMLVEQLILPVDYAAAQAQLDDLYSKKSYAATLHFGQSGIASNVEFEMFAINWKQTGAAQPGPLAAEGPQAFRTNLDHPSWLAAMQSAAIDGEVSFHAGAYLCNAVYYWSLQHSAATGSPGQALFVHVPLANEQGPSASGDWPVTRIQTMMASTFLWLADQVA is encoded by the coding sequence ATGAAACGCATCCTGGTCACCGGTTTTGAACCGTTTGGCGAACTCACCGAAAACTGCACCGAACTTGCACTGCGCCCGTTGCCCTTGGCCAATCTGGCGCCGGACATGCTGGTCGAACAGCTCATCTTGCCGGTCGACTACGCCGCAGCTCAGGCACAACTGGACGATCTCTACAGCAAAAAATCGTACGCCGCCACGCTCCACTTCGGCCAATCAGGGATCGCGAGCAACGTCGAATTCGAGATGTTTGCGATCAACTGGAAACAAACCGGCGCCGCCCAACCGGGTCCGCTTGCCGCCGAGGGCCCGCAAGCATTCCGAACCAACCTGGATCATCCAAGCTGGCTCGCCGCGATGCAATCCGCCGCCATCGACGGTGAAGTCAGTTTTCACGCCGGCGCGTACCTCTGCAACGCCGTCTACTACTGGAGTCTGCAGCACAGCGCAGCAACCGGCAGCCCCGGACAAGCCCTCTTTGTGCATGTCCCGCTCGCCAACGAGCAAGGCCCCAGCGCCAGCGGAGATTGGCCGGTCACGCGCATCCAAACCATGATGGCCTCCACGTTTCTCTGGCTGGCCGATCAAGTCGCGTGA
- a CDS encoding L-threonylcarbamoyladenylate synthase has translation MTVRVIDVKAAEDRRDVIHRAVQALAEGQVVAFPTETVYGVAVSALNSGAIDRLMEAKGRPKNQPFALAIRSKDELADYVPQATPLMKRLATRCWPGPVTLVLPCDDPRSVVQRLPDSVIPAIAPSGFVGLRIPSHDLIQEAMRLLPGPLALTSANRSGQPDAVRGAEVTEALGDALGLVLDCGKCRYSQPSTVVRVVGNHVEILRSGVVSEKILKRLSSYCVVFVCTGNTCRSPMAEVLMQKHAAERFGCKLEELDARGFIVASAGLAAFPGGRAAPEAIKVMGDRGLDLSAHASQPLSDRLVEHADLILTMTSSHRDAILAQWPGAAEYTHNLCLDGFDVADPIGHPEVVYQQCADQIEAEVIARVRAIDLDQLPATS, from the coding sequence ATGACAGTTCGGGTTATCGACGTAAAGGCGGCGGAAGACCGTCGAGACGTCATTCACCGTGCGGTTCAGGCGCTCGCCGAAGGGCAAGTCGTCGCCTTTCCGACCGAAACCGTTTACGGAGTCGCCGTCTCGGCGCTTAACAGTGGCGCGATCGATCGATTGATGGAGGCGAAAGGTCGTCCGAAGAATCAACCGTTTGCGTTGGCCATTCGCAGCAAAGATGAATTGGCCGACTATGTTCCTCAAGCGACTCCACTGATGAAGCGGCTGGCGACGCGATGTTGGCCGGGGCCGGTTACACTGGTGTTGCCGTGCGACGATCCTCGCAGCGTCGTGCAAAGGTTGCCTGACAGCGTGATTCCAGCGATTGCGCCCAGCGGATTTGTTGGATTGCGGATCCCTTCGCACGACTTGATCCAAGAGGCGATGCGTCTACTGCCGGGACCGTTGGCGCTGACCAGCGCCAATCGATCGGGTCAGCCTGACGCCGTTCGGGGGGCCGAAGTTACGGAAGCGCTGGGCGATGCGCTTGGTTTGGTGTTAGACTGCGGGAAATGCCGCTACTCGCAACCATCGACGGTGGTGCGGGTTGTCGGCAATCACGTGGAGATTTTGCGTTCTGGCGTCGTCTCGGAGAAAATCTTGAAGCGTCTCAGTAGTTACTGCGTCGTATTTGTCTGTACTGGCAATACTTGCCGAAGTCCCATGGCCGAAGTTCTGATGCAAAAACATGCGGCCGAGCGATTTGGGTGCAAACTCGAAGAGCTCGACGCGCGGGGGTTTATTGTCGCATCGGCAGGACTAGCCGCATTTCCAGGGGGCCGCGCCGCGCCGGAAGCGATCAAGGTGATGGGAGACCGCGGACTCGATTTGTCAGCCCATGCGAGTCAGCCGCTGAGCGATCGCTTAGTGGAGCATGCCGATTTAATTCTGACGATGACCAGCAGCCACCGAGACGCCATACTAGCGCAGTGGCCCGGCGCGGCGGAATACACTCACAATTTATGCTTGGATGGATTCGACGTGGCCGATCCGATCGGTCATCCCGAAGTCGTCTATCAACAGTGCGCCGACCAGATCGAGGCGGAAGTCATCGCTCGCGTAAGAGCGATTGATCTTGATCAGTTGCCGGCGACCTCCTGA
- the csrA gene encoding carbon storage regulator CsrA has product MLVLSRKKNESIVINNDITIVVVEIRGDKVRLGVEAPKEVPVHRREVYDAILRNESQEKAGADTPSAEG; this is encoded by the coding sequence ATGCTGGTTCTCTCAAGGAAAAAGAACGAAAGTATTGTCATCAACAATGACATTACGATCGTGGTCGTGGAAATTCGCGGCGACAAGGTACGCTTGGGCGTGGAAGCTCCCAAAGAAGTCCCTGTGCATCGCCGCGAGGTTTATGATGCGATTCTTCGCAACGAGTCTCAGGAAAAAGCGGGCGCAGACACGCCCAGCGCCGAAGGCTAG
- a CDS encoding VWA domain-containing protein, with protein sequence MFGIDIAFNKPAWLWLLSTLPLLWFFSYRSLAGLGPVRRLMALGLRSAVLVMLIFALAEAQFLRVSQRMTVIYVLDQSLSIPEDQRAAMAQYVSKEVKKHRQPSRGDRAGVIVFGREGAIEVPPYEDDVPIGRRRLIGLDHIKQDATNLEAALKLAQASFSEDEAKRIVVVTDGNQTLGDAQPIARALSASGIGVDVAPIELSSRSEVAVEKVTLPDDIRKGETIRTSVVINNMTEPTAENAGVVRGKLVVLRKAGKLEEVLAEQPIEVAPGKKVLTFEHVIDRPDFYTYEARFLPDDRTDDSMPQNNIATAFTHVRGKGSVLLIEDWTTPGEYSVLVDRLKANDIEVDVMPTNELFASLAELQRYDCVILAGTPRSSGADAGDLASFSDQQIEVLVRNTQQMGCGLVMLGGPQAFGAGGWANSELEKAMPVDFTIKDAKVVPVGALAMLMHASELPQGNYWQKVIGREALQALGNSDYCGLIHYAATDQWLWTSNGNGLIRVGPNRPGMLAKMSRMTPGDMPQFDPSLQMALRAFNQLPPNEVAVKHMIIISDGDPSPANPFTLSAIAKAGIKVTTVAIGTHGPANSLELKKIATATGGKYYEVTNPKALPRIYQREARRIAQPLVKDHPGMVPLERYPHEITTGINSFPSFDGYVMTSLKDNPLVDVALIAPDPAQHPENATLLASWTFGLGRSVVFTSDAGHRWTNQWTGWDGYDKFYTQMIRWAMRPSGNEGKYTIASEAKDGKVRVVVTAIDQEDEYLNFLNISGNAVDPRMETHDFRLEQVAPGRYVGEFDADESGSYFLSLVPGPGEAPLRTGVNVPYSAEFRQQFTNYNLLETLADLEPTGGEKGELIQGRMALGRVDDLLEVDTFRHNLAKAVSSQPIWPLLVVICAVAFFHDVFIRRVTIGLQWLAPAARYVGRAFGFGKEEKQDDRLERLRMSKEQVASDIDQRRASTRFETDADAPEAGDAVSDELSSATPRIDRRVQSPSQSEPSEEDNYTSRLLKAKQKARRQQARPGDSSPPPKE encoded by the coding sequence ATGTTCGGGATCGACATCGCGTTCAACAAGCCGGCTTGGTTATGGCTGCTGTCCACCTTGCCGCTGCTCTGGTTTTTCAGCTATCGCAGTCTGGCGGGTCTCGGTCCGGTGCGCCGCTTGATGGCGCTCGGTCTTCGCTCAGCGGTGCTGGTGATGTTAATCTTTGCGCTGGCCGAGGCGCAGTTTTTACGCGTCAGCCAGCGGATGACAGTAATCTATGTGCTGGACCAGTCGCTCAGCATTCCCGAAGATCAGCGCGCCGCGATGGCGCAGTACGTCTCGAAAGAAGTCAAAAAGCATCGCCAACCGTCGCGCGGCGATCGTGCGGGCGTGATCGTCTTTGGTCGCGAAGGGGCAATCGAAGTACCGCCGTACGAAGATGACGTTCCGATCGGCCGCCGCCGCCTGATTGGCTTGGATCATATCAAGCAAGACGCGACCAACCTGGAAGCCGCGTTAAAGTTGGCCCAAGCTTCGTTCTCGGAGGATGAGGCGAAACGCATTGTCGTGGTGACCGACGGCAATCAAACGTTGGGAGACGCTCAGCCGATCGCCCGAGCGCTGTCCGCCAGCGGAATCGGCGTCGATGTCGCGCCGATCGAACTGTCGAGCCGCTCGGAAGTCGCCGTCGAAAAGGTGACGCTGCCAGACGACATTCGCAAAGGCGAGACGATTCGGACCTCGGTGGTGATTAACAACATGACCGAGCCGACGGCCGAAAACGCTGGCGTCGTGCGCGGCAAGCTGGTCGTCTTGCGAAAAGCGGGCAAGCTGGAAGAAGTGCTGGCGGAACAACCGATCGAAGTCGCACCGGGCAAAAAAGTGCTGACCTTTGAGCACGTGATCGATCGCCCTGACTTCTATACGTACGAAGCCCGTTTTTTGCCGGATGATCGCACCGACGATTCGATGCCGCAAAACAACATCGCGACGGCGTTCACGCATGTTCGCGGCAAGGGCAGCGTCCTGCTGATAGAAGATTGGACGACGCCGGGCGAATACAGCGTGCTGGTCGATCGCCTGAAAGCGAACGATATCGAAGTCGACGTCATGCCGACCAACGAACTGTTCGCCTCACTGGCCGAACTGCAGCGTTATGACTGCGTCATTCTGGCCGGCACGCCGCGATCAAGCGGCGCCGACGCTGGCGACTTGGCCAGTTTTAGCGATCAGCAAATCGAAGTGCTGGTCCGCAATACGCAGCAGATGGGTTGCGGCCTGGTGATGCTCGGCGGTCCGCAAGCGTTTGGCGCCGGCGGCTGGGCCAATAGCGAGTTGGAAAAGGCGATGCCGGTCGACTTTACGATCAAAGACGCCAAAGTGGTTCCGGTCGGCGCGTTGGCGATGTTGATGCACGCCTCCGAATTGCCGCAAGGAAACTATTGGCAAAAAGTGATCGGCCGCGAGGCGCTGCAGGCTCTGGGCAACTCCGACTACTGCGGCCTGATCCATTACGCTGCGACTGACCAATGGCTCTGGACCAGCAACGGAAATGGACTAATTCGCGTCGGACCGAATCGCCCCGGCATGCTGGCGAAGATGTCGCGAATGACGCCAGGCGACATGCCGCAGTTTGATCCGTCGCTGCAAATGGCGCTGCGTGCGTTCAACCAGCTTCCGCCCAACGAAGTCGCCGTTAAGCACATGATCATCATCAGCGACGGCGACCCGTCCCCCGCCAATCCATTTACGTTGAGCGCGATCGCCAAAGCGGGCATCAAAGTGACCACCGTTGCGATCGGCACGCATGGTCCGGCGAACAGTTTAGAGCTGAAAAAAATCGCGACGGCGACCGGCGGCAAATATTATGAAGTGACCAACCCCAAGGCGCTGCCCCGGATTTATCAGCGCGAAGCCCGACGCATCGCGCAGCCGTTGGTGAAAGATCATCCCGGCATGGTTCCTTTGGAACGATATCCCCACGAAATTACGACCGGCATCAACAGCTTTCCGTCGTTCGACGGCTACGTGATGACGTCGCTCAAAGACAATCCGTTAGTCGACGTCGCGCTGATTGCGCCCGACCCGGCGCAACATCCCGAGAACGCGACGCTGCTGGCGAGTTGGACGTTCGGGCTCGGCCGTTCGGTCGTCTTCACCAGCGACGCCGGACATCGCTGGACCAATCAATGGACCGGCTGGGATGGGTACGACAAGTTCTACACGCAGATGATTCGCTGGGCGATGCGTCCCAGCGGCAACGAAGGGAAGTACACGATCGCCAGCGAAGCGAAAGATGGCAAAGTCCGCGTCGTCGTCACGGCGATCGATCAAGAGGACGAGTATCTCAACTTTTTGAATATCTCCGGCAACGCCGTCGACCCGCGGATGGAAACGCACGATTTTCGGCTCGAACAAGTCGCGCCAGGGCGCTATGTCGGCGAGTTCGACGCCGACGAGTCTGGCAGCTATTTTCTGTCGCTCGTCCCTGGTCCCGGCGAAGCTCCGCTGCGAACCGGGGTGAATGTTCCCTATTCGGCCGAATTTCGTCAGCAATTTACGAATTACAACTTGTTGGAGACCCTGGCCGATTTAGAGCCAACAGGGGGAGAAAAAGGGGAGCTGATCCAGGGGAGAATGGCGCTCGGCCGCGTCGACGATTTGCTTGAGGTCGATACTTTCCGGCATAATCTGGCCAAAGCGGTCAGCAGTCAGCCGATCTGGCCCCTGTTGGTGGTAATCTGTGCGGTCGCATTTTTTCACGACGTTTTCATCCGCCGAGTTACGATAGGATTACAGTGGCTGGCGCCGGCAGCTCGATACGTCGGGCGAGCATTCGGCTTTGGCAAAGAAGAAAAGCAAGACGATCGGCTCGAGCGGTTGCGGATGAGCAAAGAGCAGGTCGCTTCCGACATCGACCAGCGCCGCGCCAGCACGCGTTTTGAAACCGACGCCGACGCACCGGAAGCAGGCGACGCCGTCTCCGACGAACTCTCGTCGGCGACTCCGCGTATCGATCGTCGAGTTCAATCCCCATCCCAATCAGAACCGAGCGAAGAAGATAACTATACGTCCCGCTTGTTAAAGGCGAAGCAAAAGGCTCGCCGACAACAGGCGCGCCCCGGGGATTCGTCCCCACCCCCCAAGGAATAA
- the rpiB gene encoding ribose 5-phosphate isomerase B, with amino-acid sequence MRIAIGSDHRGVSVRHSIIELLKRLGHEVQDVGAFDCGSVDYPDIAATVSQSVASEEVDRGILICGSGIGMAIVANKVPGVRAATCHDDLTAEMSRRHNNVNVLCLSADMLGERLIDRMVEIWLTTEFEGGRHARRIEKINEFEKRLHEPKSP; translated from the coding sequence ATGCGCATCGCCATTGGCAGCGACCATCGCGGCGTCAGCGTTCGACACAGTATTATTGAGTTGCTCAAACGACTCGGGCACGAAGTGCAAGACGTCGGCGCTTTCGATTGCGGTAGTGTCGATTACCCCGATATTGCGGCGACGGTTAGTCAAAGCGTCGCCTCGGAAGAAGTCGATCGCGGCATCCTCATCTGCGGCAGCGGCATCGGCATGGCGATTGTCGCCAACAAAGTGCCCGGCGTTCGCGCCGCGACTTGTCACGATGACCTGACCGCCGAAATGAGCCGACGTCACAACAATGTGAACGTGTTGTGCTTGTCGGCCGACATGCTCGGCGAACGATTGATTGATCGGATGGTCGAAATTTGGCTCACGACTGAATTCGAAGGTGGGCGTCATGCTCGTCGGATCGAAAAAATCAACGAGTTTGAAAAGCGATTGCACGAGCCGAAATCTCCCTAG
- a CDS encoding aldo/keto reductase yields MMERRQIADTELQVSPVALGCWPLSGMTSPGVTEADSRATIAAALDLGINFFDTAFAYGAAGESERYIAEVLAAHRDEYVVATKAGLHWENGTQHRDARPATIRREVAESLRRLNTDRVDVLYLHAPDRNTPITETAAAFRRLQQEGAAIAIGVSNLTLSETLEFHQVCPIQIIQPPYNMLFRGAEMDLVPWCREQNIAVACYWPLMKGLLAGKMSLDQKFEPRDSRPKYPCFRGEEYAKNLELVEKLRAMAERMGCTVSQLVIRWTIDQPGVTAALCGAKRVDQLTDNAGALGWELTLGEQAEIALLLRDRGVPYVVATP; encoded by the coding sequence ATGATGGAACGCCGACAAATCGCCGACACGGAGCTGCAGGTTTCGCCGGTCGCACTCGGTTGCTGGCCGCTGTCAGGAATGACCAGCCCCGGAGTTACCGAAGCCGACAGTCGCGCAACGATCGCCGCCGCTCTCGACCTGGGGATTAACTTTTTTGACACCGCGTTCGCCTATGGCGCCGCCGGCGAGAGCGAACGCTACATCGCCGAAGTCCTCGCCGCACATCGGGACGAATACGTCGTCGCCACCAAGGCCGGCCTGCACTGGGAAAACGGGACGCAGCATCGCGACGCTCGCCCTGCAACCATTCGCCGCGAAGTCGCCGAAAGCTTGCGGCGTTTAAATACCGATCGCGTCGACGTACTCTATCTGCATGCCCCCGATCGCAACACGCCGATCACCGAAACGGCCGCCGCTTTCCGCCGCTTACAGCAGGAAGGCGCCGCGATCGCGATCGGCGTTTCGAACCTGACGCTCAGTGAAACGCTTGAATTTCACCAAGTCTGTCCGATTCAAATCATCCAGCCCCCTTACAACATGCTCTTTCGCGGAGCCGAGATGGATCTCGTCCCTTGGTGCCGCGAACAGAATATCGCCGTCGCTTGTTATTGGCCGCTGATGAAGGGACTTTTGGCCGGCAAAATGTCGCTGGACCAGAAGTTTGAGCCGCGCGACAGTCGCCCGAAATATCCCTGTTTTCGCGGCGAAGAGTACGCCAAGAACCTAGAGCTCGTCGAAAAGCTGCGAGCAATGGCCGAGCGGATGGGATGCACCGTCTCGCAATTGGTCATTCGCTGGACGATCGATCAGCCTGGCGTTACCGCGGCGCTGTGCGGAGCCAAGCGAGTTGACCAATTGACCGACAACGCCGGCGCCCTCGGCTGGGAACTGACGCTGGGCGAGCAAGCCGAGATCGCCTTACTGTTGCGCGATCGCGGAGTTCCTTATGTCGTCGCAACTCCGTAG
- a CDS encoding methyl-accepting chemotaxis protein: MLNRLSLTKKTIFGFAAVLLLMVIAAGVSWSGLSSAAAGFARYRKLARDSNFCASLQDGMMLARFSAKNFDIYGRDSDVAKFGQRRDEMQALLDEAKTRINNPERQALVREIENMIAEYDAAFVEVVANRKLRDAKQSGVLDVQGPLMSKKLVAIMNSAQADGDAEAATAAGIALNKLMGIRLSVYKFLDSALPEHRQATTEFLNEMGKDLEKLDAELQNPQRRELLAQTMEAKQTYVAAYEIMADALKSERELMTGKLDVIGPMVATKAAELKGAITGEQDLLGPQLQASNQATLLSVAIVSAVALVLGIVIAVMLSRSIIMPIRKVMLILNSVAAGDLRQRLTVESKDEIGAMSNSLNTVVHQLQAAMVALASNADEIARSAGDMNETAASMATVSTDTKSQSTSAAAAAEEMSANMRTISASATQMSTNMDSVASAVEEMSISVNEIARNTEQANQVADEANHLAEGSRQRLGQLGEAASEIGKVVELIQDIAEQTNLLALNATIEAARAGDAGKGFAVVAEEVKQLARQTATATEDIRKRVGGMQEASYESIESIESIRKVVGNLSQISRGIAAAVEQQSTATHEIANNVAQSSTAARQVSQAVTESAAAGEEISRNVISVDQGAFKVSEDAGRTKTSSDQLTGISHKLQTLVAQFQV, encoded by the coding sequence ATGTTGAATCGATTGAGTTTAACGAAAAAAACGATCTTTGGATTTGCTGCTGTACTTTTACTAATGGTCATCGCCGCCGGCGTATCGTGGAGCGGGCTTAGCAGCGCCGCGGCCGGATTCGCTCGTTATCGAAAGCTGGCCCGCGACTCTAATTTCTGCGCCAGCTTACAAGACGGCATGATGCTGGCTCGCTTTAGTGCGAAGAACTTCGACATCTATGGTCGCGACAGCGATGTGGCCAAGTTCGGCCAACGCCGCGATGAAATGCAGGCATTGCTGGACGAAGCGAAGACGCGAATCAACAATCCTGAACGTCAGGCGTTGGTCCGCGAGATTGAAAACATGATCGCCGAGTACGATGCGGCGTTCGTCGAAGTCGTCGCCAATCGCAAGTTGCGCGATGCGAAGCAGAGCGGCGTGCTCGATGTTCAGGGGCCGCTGATGTCAAAAAAGCTAGTCGCGATCATGAATTCGGCTCAAGCGGATGGCGACGCCGAAGCGGCGACCGCCGCTGGAATCGCGTTGAACAAACTAATGGGAATTCGCTTGAGCGTTTATAAGTTTCTCGATTCGGCATTGCCGGAACATCGCCAAGCTACCACCGAGTTTTTGAACGAGATGGGAAAAGATCTCGAAAAACTGGACGCCGAACTCCAAAACCCGCAGCGCCGCGAACTGTTGGCCCAAACGATGGAAGCCAAGCAGACGTATGTCGCCGCCTATGAAATAATGGCCGATGCGTTGAAATCGGAACGGGAGCTCATGACCGGAAAATTGGACGTCATCGGCCCCATGGTTGCGACGAAAGCGGCGGAACTGAAAGGTGCGATCACCGGCGAACAAGATTTACTGGGGCCACAACTGCAAGCCTCGAACCAGGCGACTTTGTTGAGTGTGGCCATCGTTAGCGCCGTGGCGCTGGTGTTGGGTATTGTGATCGCCGTTATGCTCAGCCGTTCGATTATCATGCCGATTCGCAAGGTGATGTTGATCTTGAATTCGGTCGCCGCCGGAGATCTGCGCCAGCGTTTAACGGTCGAAAGCAAAGACGAAATCGGCGCCATGTCAAACTCGCTCAATACGGTTGTCCATCAATTGCAGGCCGCGATGGTCGCTTTGGCGTCCAATGCCGATGAGATCGCTCGTTCGGCTGGCGACATGAACGAAACCGCCGCCAGCATGGCGACCGTTTCGACCGACACGAAATCGCAATCGACATCGGCCGCCGCAGCGGCGGAAGAAATGTCGGCCAATATGCGAACAATCTCCGCTTCGGCGACGCAGATGTCGACCAACATGGATTCGGTCGCTAGTGCGGTCGAAGAGATGTCGATCAGCGTTAACGAGATTGCTCGCAACACCGAACAGGCCAACCAGGTCGCCGATGAAGCGAATCATCTGGCCGAAGGAAGCCGCCAGCGATTGGGACAATTGGGCGAAGCGGCCAGTGAAATTGGCAAGGTTGTGGAGCTGATTCAAGATATTGCTGAGCAAACCAATCTGCTCGCTTTGAATGCGACAATCGAAGCGGCCCGAGCCGGCGATGCTGGGAAAGGTTTCGCGGTGGTCGCCGAAGAAGTGAAGCAACTCGCGCGGCAGACCGCGACGGCGACCGAAGACATTCGGAAACGGGTCGGCGGCATGCAGGAAGCTTCCTACGAGTCGATCGAATCGATCGAATCGATTCGCAAAGTTGTTGGCAACCTCAGCCAGATTTCACGAGGAATCGCCGCCGCCGTCGAACAACAATCGACCGCAACGCACGAGATCGCTAACAACGTCGCCCAGTCGAGCACGGCCGCACGTCAGGTGTCGCAAGCAGTGACCGAATCGGCCGCCGCCGGCGAAGAGATCTCACGCAACGTGATTTCGGTTGACCAGGGCGCTTTCAAGGTCTCAGAAGACGCCGGACGCACTAAGACGTCCAGCGATCAACTGACCGGGATCTCGCACAAACTGCAAACCCTGGTCGCCCAGTTTCAAGTTTAA